One genomic window of Undibacterium cyanobacteriorum includes the following:
- a CDS encoding efflux RND transporter periplasmic adaptor subunit → MKLNWSVVVLALCGLTACSSGSNEDLLPVEKVKQAPWREELVAEGEIKAAASTSLSVPGEGWDQRNLLTMVPNGSVVEKGQVIATFDAAESRIALSQAETDLLRKELGEAAVLAQANLGRAELNSESSKVKTDLDLSQRYANADLKIFAQNSILDKLVDIGFLTDKQGYLGWKKGQLGLRQDAEQAVINSQKESINLRITQKRKSLQSLQLVAPHAGVFILKPKWDGSLPQVGGRMWAGDEFGSLPDLGKQVARFSIAEGAAFGLKEGQKVKVRLAGTGTELDLKVSKVGKTASTKSKESPVKYSDFEVTIDEQLIKQHQLKPGQAVTAKVELLEMPNVISVPNIALIQEGADYFAYVGNGSSSKKRKLEVGLRGPIRTEIKSGLKVGEELVLTPLAKTEAKANDAAAGTKKDASAKEKQKEGKA, encoded by the coding sequence ATGAAGCTGAATTGGAGTGTGGTGGTTCTTGCACTGTGTGGCCTGACGGCTTGCAGCTCGGGTTCAAATGAAGACTTGCTACCGGTAGAAAAAGTGAAGCAAGCGCCATGGCGCGAAGAATTAGTCGCAGAAGGAGAAATCAAAGCTGCAGCGAGCACATCTCTCAGTGTACCGGGAGAGGGATGGGATCAGCGTAATCTACTCACGATGGTACCCAACGGCAGTGTGGTTGAGAAAGGGCAAGTCATAGCGACTTTTGATGCGGCAGAATCGCGTATCGCTTTGTCACAAGCAGAGACTGACTTACTCCGTAAAGAATTGGGTGAGGCCGCCGTTTTGGCGCAAGCCAATTTGGGGCGCGCCGAATTGAACTCAGAAAGTTCGAAAGTTAAAACAGACTTGGATTTGAGTCAGCGCTATGCTAACGCTGATCTCAAGATTTTTGCTCAGAATAGTATTCTCGATAAATTGGTCGACATCGGATTCTTGACCGACAAACAGGGATATCTTGGTTGGAAAAAGGGACAACTGGGTTTGCGTCAAGATGCTGAGCAAGCAGTCATCAATTCGCAGAAAGAAAGTATCAATCTGAGGATCACCCAAAAACGCAAGAGCTTGCAGTCACTTCAATTAGTCGCACCGCATGCGGGTGTCTTTATCTTGAAGCCAAAATGGGATGGCAGCTTACCGCAAGTGGGAGGCCGTATGTGGGCCGGTGATGAATTCGGCTCTTTGCCCGACCTCGGGAAGCAAGTTGCACGTTTTTCTATCGCGGAGGGAGCCGCCTTTGGTCTGAAGGAAGGCCAAAAAGTGAAAGTGCGATTGGCGGGCACTGGCACTGAGTTGGATTTAAAAGTCAGCAAGGTAGGTAAGACTGCGAGTACCAAGAGTAAGGAATCCCCTGTTAAATATTCTGATTTTGAAGTTACGATCGATGAGCAATTGATAAAGCAACATCAACTCAAGCCAGGGCAAGCCGTGACCGCGAAGGTCGAATTATTGGAAATGCCGAACGTGATTTCAGTGCCGAATATCGCCTTGATACAAGAAGGGGCAGATTATTTTGCTTATGTCGGGAATGGCAGTAGCAGTAAAAAAAGAAAGTTGGAAGTTGGTTTGCGTGGCCCGATTCGCACTGAGATCAAAAGTGGCTTAAAAGTAGGGGAAGAACTTGTGTTAACCCCGCTCGCTAAAACCGAAGCGAAGGCCAATGATGCCGCTGCGGGAACGAAAAAAGACGCGTCAGCCAAAGAGAAGCAGAAAGAAGGTAAAGCATGA
- a CDS encoding Dyp-type peroxidase, with protein sequence MKRYQSGILAAIPSHAEHLYFDLNPEYDIASLKLCLKRLAESVDGEQIVVGLSLNLCTHLQRTIPGLKNFDITDDTAPLSSSNPRSTHNSNADLWCWLRSSERSQLFLLQRELNTILSPCFRLTSQVPTFCYQNGRDLTGYEDGTENPQDDAALATAFLQDAPVGLQGSSFVVTQQWQHRFAEFDAMTQEQRDHTIGRRRENNEELEEAPESAHVKRTAQEDFTPEAFVLRRSMPWMNQGQAGLLFAAFATSFDPFEAQFRRMLGHDDGISDALFNISTPLNTHYFWCPPSESGRLDLRALLSI encoded by the coding sequence ATGAAGCGATATCAATCAGGCATACTGGCTGCCATTCCCTCCCACGCAGAGCATCTCTACTTCGACTTAAACCCAGAGTACGATATTGCAAGTCTTAAGTTATGTCTAAAAAGACTTGCAGAGTCTGTCGATGGCGAGCAGATTGTCGTCGGGCTGAGTTTGAACTTATGTACGCACTTACAACGGACCATTCCTGGCCTCAAGAACTTCGATATCACAGACGACACTGCTCCACTGAGTTCAAGTAACCCACGCAGTACTCACAATTCGAATGCGGATTTGTGGTGCTGGTTGAGATCAAGCGAGCGGAGTCAATTGTTTCTTCTTCAAAGGGAACTGAATACGATACTCAGTCCTTGTTTTAGATTGACATCACAGGTACCAACCTTCTGCTACCAAAACGGACGCGATTTAACCGGCTACGAAGATGGCACAGAAAATCCACAAGATGATGCCGCACTCGCCACAGCATTTCTGCAAGATGCGCCAGTCGGACTTCAAGGCTCCAGTTTCGTCGTCACGCAGCAATGGCAGCATCGATTTGCCGAATTTGACGCGATGACACAAGAACAGCGTGATCACACCATCGGCCGCCGTCGAGAAAACAATGAAGAGTTAGAAGAGGCGCCGGAAAGCGCCCACGTCAAACGAACCGCACAAGAGGACTTTACCCCTGAAGCCTTTGTCTTACGACGTTCTATGCCATGGATGAATCAAGGTCAAGCAGGTTTGTTGTTTGCCGCCTTCGCCACCAGTTTCGATCCTTTTGAAGCACAATTTCGCCGTATGTTAGGTCATGATGATGGCATCAGCGATGCGCTCTTTAACATCTCTACTCCGCTAAACACCCACTATTTTTGGTGCCCACCCTCGGAGTCGGGAAGGTTAGATCTGAGAGCGCTTTTATCGATTTAG
- a CDS encoding substrate-binding periplasmic protein, with translation MQNSNTSTSAPQVLTVLMAEQRGDRDQVLPLTKNMIQLFNYLEDATKLKIEIRRYPWRRVLHNAENGEGFVFGIYKNPERMQSFIFSEPVYSDKIWLMSRCEDKITYNNIQDLKGKTIGIVQGSSAGEEFDNQVNVLFRAEYNTSSLAGRFSKLHQKRMDAFLLYDPRTNLREMQKEFNQIYAADIDEYRKKKTEIFCIVPKPINVIDAHFAMSTHGDRSLLERLDRALIQARKSGDLDRIFSK, from the coding sequence TTGCAAAATTCCAATACCTCTACCTCCGCTCCACAGGTGCTCACTGTGCTCATGGCGGAGCAGCGTGGCGACCGCGACCAAGTTCTTCCCTTAACGAAGAACATGATCCAACTCTTCAACTACTTAGAAGACGCAACCAAACTCAAAATCGAAATTCGTCGTTACCCATGGCGACGTGTACTACACAATGCTGAGAACGGTGAAGGATTTGTGTTTGGCATTTATAAGAACCCTGAGCGCATGCAGTCCTTTATTTTTTCGGAACCCGTGTATTCCGACAAAATTTGGTTGATGAGTCGCTGCGAAGACAAAATCACGTATAACAATATACAAGACTTGAAGGGCAAAACCATTGGGATTGTTCAAGGTTCAAGTGCAGGAGAAGAATTCGATAACCAAGTCAACGTGTTATTCCGCGCTGAATACAATACCAGTAGCTTGGCGGGACGTTTTTCAAAACTCCATCAAAAACGCATGGATGCTTTTTTGCTCTATGATCCACGTACCAATCTACGTGAAATGCAAAAAGAATTTAATCAAATCTATGCCGCCGATATTGACGAATATCGCAAAAAAAAGACTGAGATTTTTTGCATCGTCCCGAAACCGATCAACGTTATTGACGCCCATTTCGCGATGAGCACTCATGGTGACCGCAGCTTACTCGAAAGATTAGACCGCGCACTGATACAGGCACGTAAATCAGGTGACCTCGATCGTATTTTTTCAAAGTAA
- a CDS encoding HlyD family secretion protein, whose product MKRSPKSAHLSAVISPIVGMSLLLASTFTGQALAQAQVESNAASKAATNVVAKDTVASAKADPSGKLSRAVLFAGEVHASDSIPILVPTSNVSPVALRYYVPEGARVKAGEVVLRVDVQGNSDIERIELEITQARQTNAREVADLEVRQIEAEKALITARAALAKAKVDAALPKAQIAALDYDKYQGELDRATKDLEVKQKALAIASEAIQRKIEDGVLAVKKSEIQLAFAKTQIAQAEVRAPKDGVVIHGYDSWSGKRLDEGGMGHIGSLAGHIMGNGQMSVVAYVLEADRLFIKTGQVVTVRFDAIPGRLVKGTIGNIAGAPEAKATWGNGRYFKADITLSDTQGLSLQHGMSAAIEAIDPSVAAARKTVNKTPPAQLNLEGDVLSRQSYAVAPPSIQNVWEFNLVMLAPEGTHVKEGQPVAVFEANEVGTRLDTFRSSLKEKQRALEKLKLDQAETLRAADLAVSEAKSNSEKAVRKASLPRELVKRVDYDKLVVERELFAQLAQLAVRQRDAQKRAKEQEMLGMKTELAQLQKKIDVLEKGLKGLTVTAPRAGTVVHLSNFNGEKFAVGSRVFMSSAIANLADPEKLYVSAKVPEAQISLIAMGQKAKVTVPGANTVVAATITAMGPVFHGKSSNQPIVVRDIELEFDGLPKTVKPGTAVQVQLETHKPATTATTSSAVKGAK is encoded by the coding sequence ATGAAGCGATCTCCAAAATCAGCACATTTGTCTGCGGTGATCTCTCCTATTGTGGGTATGAGTTTGCTGCTGGCGTCGACCTTCACTGGACAAGCCTTGGCGCAGGCCCAAGTTGAATCGAATGCAGCATCAAAAGCCGCTACAAATGTCGTCGCTAAGGATACCGTCGCGAGTGCGAAGGCTGATCCAAGTGGTAAGTTGTCGCGTGCGGTGTTGTTTGCAGGCGAGGTGCATGCCAGTGATTCGATTCCTATTCTTGTGCCCACCTCCAATGTTTCTCCAGTGGCACTTCGATATTATGTACCGGAGGGCGCTCGCGTGAAAGCGGGTGAGGTTGTTTTGCGAGTTGACGTCCAAGGTAATTCAGATATCGAAAGAATCGAGTTAGAAATCACTCAAGCTCGACAAACCAATGCGCGTGAAGTGGCAGACCTTGAGGTGCGCCAAATTGAGGCCGAGAAAGCCTTGATTACCGCACGGGCGGCTTTGGCGAAAGCGAAAGTCGATGCGGCATTACCGAAAGCGCAAATTGCGGCACTCGACTACGATAAGTACCAAGGTGAGTTAGATCGTGCTACCAAAGATCTAGAGGTTAAACAAAAGGCACTGGCGATTGCGAGTGAAGCGATTCAACGCAAGATCGAAGATGGCGTTTTGGCAGTAAAGAAATCAGAAATTCAACTGGCTTTTGCGAAAACACAGATTGCTCAAGCCGAGGTTCGTGCACCCAAGGATGGCGTTGTGATTCATGGATATGATTCATGGTCGGGAAAACGACTCGACGAAGGTGGCATGGGGCATATTGGTTCTTTGGCCGGTCACATCATGGGCAATGGGCAAATGAGTGTGGTTGCGTACGTGTTAGAAGCCGATCGCTTGTTCATCAAGACGGGGCAGGTCGTGACCGTTCGCTTCGATGCGATTCCTGGTCGTTTGGTGAAAGGCACGATAGGCAATATTGCTGGTGCGCCTGAAGCCAAAGCCACATGGGGCAATGGTCGTTATTTCAAAGCCGACATTACGCTGTCCGACACACAGGGCTTGTCGCTACAGCACGGCATGAGCGCGGCGATTGAAGCGATTGATCCTAGCGTCGCTGCGGCACGTAAGACCGTGAACAAAACGCCGCCCGCACAGCTTAATTTAGAAGGCGACGTTCTGTCGCGTCAATCGTATGCTGTCGCACCACCTTCGATTCAAAACGTGTGGGAGTTTAATTTGGTGATGCTGGCACCGGAAGGAACGCATGTCAAAGAAGGGCAACCGGTGGCGGTGTTCGAGGCGAATGAGGTTGGCACACGTTTAGATACTTTTCGTAGCTCGCTCAAAGAAAAACAGCGCGCGCTCGAAAAACTCAAGCTTGATCAAGCTGAAACATTGCGTGCAGCGGATTTAGCGGTCAGCGAGGCAAAAAGCAATTCAGAAAAGGCGGTACGTAAAGCCTCATTGCCGCGCGAGTTAGTGAAACGTGTTGACTACGATAAGTTGGTTGTTGAGCGCGAACTATTTGCCCAGTTAGCCCAACTCGCAGTGCGACAACGAGACGCTCAGAAACGCGCGAAAGAGCAAGAAATGTTGGGTATGAAAACGGAATTGGCGCAACTACAAAAGAAGATTGATGTACTTGAAAAAGGCTTGAAGGGTTTGACGGTCACGGCGCCGCGCGCTGGTACGGTGGTGCATTTAAGTAATTTCAATGGAGAGAAATTTGCCGTTGGAAGTCGTGTTTTCATGAGTTCTGCGATTGCCAATTTGGCGGACCCCGAGAAACTTTATGTGTCAGCGAAAGTACCAGAAGCACAAATATCCCTTATTGCGATGGGCCAAAAAGCCAAGGTGACAGTGCCGGGCGCGAACACGGTTGTGGCAGCGACGATCACGGCGATGGGCCCCGTCTTTCACGGTAAATCATCGAATCAACCGATCGTGGTGCGCGACATCGAATTGGAATTCGATGGCTTACCGAAAACCGTGAAACCGGGGACTGCAGTGCAAGTGCAGCTCGAAACTCATAAACCAGCGACCACTGCGACGACGAGTAGTGCTGTGAAGGGAGCAAAATAA
- a CDS encoding Crp/Fnr family transcriptional regulator codes for MDKIKIELLLANQSLFQGISPFELESLKRDVQRVELDKGLCLFQKGDQADACYILVYGLLKLAIPSTTGSDKVLELIRPGQCFGEAMIFLEETYPFYAETLESSLFLRIPRNALFKLLEQSPSIARQMMTGLSYRLLGFIRSLERQSSHNAMHRVIDYLLQAAQAQESLEIRLELKKNVVASLLNLTPETFSRMLHQLGEEGLIQVRASRITLYCGDALRRFQIHYDEQELASGRGARAQRLSIPAFH; via the coding sequence ATGGATAAGATTAAGATCGAATTATTACTCGCGAATCAAAGCCTGTTTCAAGGTATTTCGCCTTTTGAATTGGAAAGTTTGAAGCGTGACGTGCAGAGGGTGGAATTGGATAAAGGTCTTTGCCTTTTCCAAAAAGGCGATCAAGCCGATGCTTGTTATATTTTGGTGTATGGCTTGTTGAAGTTAGCGATCCCATCCACGACCGGCAGTGACAAGGTGCTTGAACTGATTCGTCCTGGACAATGCTTTGGCGAAGCCATGATCTTCCTCGAGGAAACCTATCCTTTTTACGCTGAGACTTTGGAGTCTTCGCTGTTCTTACGTATCCCAAGGAATGCGCTGTTTAAGTTGCTAGAGCAATCACCGTCTATTGCACGGCAGATGATGACAGGCTTGTCTTATCGTCTGCTCGGCTTTATTCGTAGTCTAGAGCGACAATCAAGTCACAATGCCATGCACAGGGTGATTGATTACTTGTTGCAGGCGGCACAAGCACAGGAGTCATTGGAAATACGACTTGAGCTCAAGAAAAATGTGGTGGCCTCCTTGCTTAACTTGACGCCGGAAACTTTCTCGCGCATGTTGCATCAGCTCGGCGAAGAAGGCTTGATCCAAGTACGAGCTTCGCGTATTACCTTGTATTGCGGTGATGCATTGCGTCGCTTTCAAATACACTATGATGAACAAGAACTTGCTTCAGGGCGTGGCGCGCGCGCTCAGCGGCTGAGTATTCCCGCCTTTCATTAA
- a CDS encoding ABC transporter permease, whose translation MNRALIQEAVVELKRRKLRTGLTLLGMIFGVAAIVAMLAVGEGSKREALRLVAELGLNNVLVESKAIPTDKLKDIRTRSLGLSAADATAAMAVVPGAQSAALKKEIKVDQLIYQSSIVQGRAFAVSSSYAEHGGLSVTKGRWFTTEDGNTLAPVCVIGARLAKTLFGDIDPVGERIKLNHTWLEVVGVLADRSAGKSEFEGIKLGLDDERLFVPWESGRARFFFNPIEDEVDGISLQLDGKVAPDAAARVLQTLIQDRHAGADDTNLIVPMGLYRQNQQTQKIFTIVMSSIAAVSLLVGGIGIMNIMLANVLERRREIGLKRALGARRRDVVDQFLAEALVIAVSGALLGLALGVVAAYSIATLAGWSVAWSPLSLFVAVAMCVAVGLVFGVFPAKQASLLDPIAALRSDG comes from the coding sequence ATGAATCGCGCTCTCATTCAAGAAGCCGTCGTGGAGTTAAAGCGACGCAAACTACGAACCGGTCTCACATTGCTGGGAATGATTTTTGGTGTCGCGGCGATTGTGGCGATGCTGGCCGTCGGTGAGGGGAGTAAACGTGAAGCTTTGCGATTGGTAGCGGAACTGGGACTGAATAATGTCTTAGTCGAAAGCAAAGCGATTCCAACCGATAAATTGAAAGATATCCGAACCCGCTCGCTGGGACTTTCAGCAGCGGATGCGACGGCGGCAATGGCGGTCGTGCCGGGCGCACAGTCGGCTGCTTTAAAAAAGGAAATCAAAGTTGATCAATTGATTTATCAATCCAGCATCGTACAGGGTCGTGCTTTTGCAGTATCGAGCAGTTACGCTGAGCATGGTGGATTGTCGGTCACCAAAGGCCGTTGGTTTACGACTGAAGACGGCAACACCTTGGCGCCTGTGTGTGTGATTGGTGCGCGCTTGGCAAAGACACTGTTTGGTGATATCGATCCGGTTGGTGAACGGATCAAACTCAACCATACCTGGTTAGAAGTTGTCGGTGTTCTGGCTGATCGCAGTGCAGGGAAGAGCGAATTCGAAGGTATTAAGTTGGGGCTCGACGATGAACGTTTGTTCGTGCCTTGGGAAAGCGGTCGTGCCCGATTTTTCTTTAATCCTATCGAAGACGAAGTTGATGGGATTAGTTTGCAACTCGACGGAAAGGTAGCCCCCGATGCGGCCGCGCGCGTTTTGCAGACGCTGATTCAAGATCGTCATGCGGGTGCTGATGATACGAATTTGATCGTACCGATGGGCTTGTATCGGCAAAATCAGCAAACTCAAAAGATCTTCACGATTGTCATGAGTTCGATTGCGGCAGTGTCCTTGTTAGTTGGGGGGATTGGTATTATGAATATTATGCTCGCCAATGTTTTGGAGCGTCGCCGAGAGATCGGATTAAAACGTGCTTTGGGCGCACGTCGCCGTGATGTGGTTGATCAATTTTTAGCAGAGGCTTTGGTCATTGCAGTCAGTGGAGCATTATTGGGATTGGCACTGGGAGTCGTAGCGGCCTACAGTATTGCGACCCTGGCGGGTTGGTCAGTGGCATGGTCGCCTTTGAGTTTGTTTGTCGCAGTTGCAATGTGTGTCGCGGTTGGTTTGGTATTTGGCGTATTCCCAGCGAAGCAAGCTTCCTTATTAGATCCGATTGCGGCATTGCGCAGTGACGGATAG
- a CDS encoding NarK family nitrate/nitrite MFS transporter, translating to MAQALSRWEPEDTGFWAKEGSGIANRNLWISIPCLMLAFSVWMLWSVVAANLDKAGFKFTKDQLFFLTALPALSGATLRIFYSFLVPIVGGRRFTALSTASLLIPAIGMGFALKDPTTSYSTLLALALLCGLGGGNFSSSMANISFFFPKARKGYATGMNAGIGNLGVSVVQFVAPLVISSAVFGASISGDGYLYHNAKTNVDQLFWLSNAGFIWVPFILVATVAAWFGMNDIASAKASFSDQAIIFKRKHNWLMCWLYIGTFGSFIGFSAAFGMLIKAQFPEVEVAKFAFLGPLAGALARPIGGILSDKIGGARLTFWVFAAMAATIMIGILPALHEHQFTVFLYSFITMFILTGLGNGSTFRMIPVIFQTERERAAAGKGEAALRQSRLDAAKESAAVLGFSGAIGAYGGFFIPQGFGTSIKITGAPDMALYTFIAFYLSCMVVTWWYYSRKNAEMPC from the coding sequence ATGGCACAAGCCTTAAGTCGTTGGGAGCCCGAAGATACTGGTTTTTGGGCGAAAGAGGGGAGTGGCATCGCCAATCGTAATCTGTGGATTTCGATACCCTGTTTAATGCTCGCATTTTCTGTGTGGATGTTGTGGAGCGTGGTGGCAGCGAATCTTGATAAAGCAGGATTCAAGTTCACCAAAGATCAATTGTTTTTCTTGACTGCTTTGCCTGCCCTGTCAGGGGCAACGCTACGCATTTTCTACTCGTTCTTAGTGCCGATTGTGGGTGGACGTCGTTTCACAGCCTTGTCCACAGCGAGTCTGTTGATCCCTGCAATTGGCATGGGCTTCGCCTTGAAAGATCCGACCACCAGTTACTCGACCTTGTTGGCCTTAGCCTTGTTGTGCGGACTTGGCGGTGGTAACTTCAGCTCTAGTATGGCGAACATCAGCTTCTTCTTTCCGAAAGCGAGAAAAGGTTATGCCACGGGCATGAATGCGGGGATCGGTAATCTCGGCGTATCGGTCGTGCAATTTGTCGCACCTTTGGTGATTTCTTCAGCGGTGTTTGGCGCTTCAATTTCCGGTGATGGCTATCTCTATCACAACGCAAAAACCAATGTCGATCAACTGTTCTGGCTGTCGAATGCTGGTTTCATTTGGGTACCCTTTATTTTGGTGGCGACTGTAGCAGCATGGTTTGGCATGAACGATATCGCTTCCGCAAAAGCCTCATTTTCTGATCAAGCGATTATCTTCAAACGCAAACACAACTGGTTGATGTGCTGGTTGTATATCGGCACCTTCGGTTCTTTCATCGGCTTCTCAGCGGCATTCGGTATGTTGATCAAAGCGCAGTTCCCTGAAGTAGAAGTCGCTAAGTTCGCTTTCCTAGGACCTTTGGCAGGTGCTTTAGCACGCCCGATTGGCGGTATTTTGTCGGATAAAATCGGCGGCGCACGCTTAACTTTCTGGGTCTTCGCTGCCATGGCTGCGACCATCATGATCGGTATTCTGCCAGCCTTGCACGAGCATCAATTTACGGTATTTTTGTATTCCTTTATCACGATGTTTATCTTGACTGGTTTAGGAAACGGTTCGACTTTCCGTATGATTCCTGTGATCTTCCAGACCGAGCGCGAACGTGCCGCAGCAGGTAAAGGTGAAGCGGCCTTGCGTCAGAGTCGCCTTGATGCGGCCAAAGAATCTGCAGCGGTACTCGGTTTCTCGGGTGCGATTGGTGCCTATGGCGGTTTCTTCATCCCACAAGGTTTTGGTACATCGATCAAAATTACTGGTGCGCCTGACATGGCTCTGTACACCTTCATCGCCTTCTATTTGAGCTGTATGGTTGTGACCTGGTGGTATTACTCACGCAAGAATGCAGAAATGCCTTGCTAA
- a CDS encoding response regulator transcription factor yields MSIKILLVDDHTLFRSGIRLILQRNPEFEIVGEASDGLEGVKRAKQLKPDVVLMDLNMPGLSGLEAMQLIVEDVPSTAVLMLTVSEEAEDLATALRSGARGYLLKNIEADYLTNAIKKAAAGEAVIAEAMTGKLVMQFRTGQNQAPTTEKEKLTPRERETMVCLARGESNKEIARHLDVAESTVKIHVQNILKKLNLTSRVQIAVYAVEHGLDK; encoded by the coding sequence ATGAGCATTAAGATTTTATTGGTCGACGATCACACGCTTTTTCGCAGTGGCATACGCTTGATTTTGCAGCGTAATCCTGAGTTTGAGATCGTCGGTGAGGCGTCCGATGGTTTGGAGGGCGTCAAGCGTGCCAAACAACTTAAGCCTGATGTGGTTTTGATGGATCTGAACATGCCTGGCTTGTCCGGTCTGGAAGCGATGCAGTTGATCGTCGAAGATGTGCCCAGTACGGCGGTCTTGATGTTGACGGTGTCTGAAGAAGCGGAGGACTTGGCGACGGCCCTGCGCAGCGGTGCACGCGGCTACTTGCTGAAGAATATTGAAGCCGATTATTTGACCAATGCCATTAAAAAAGCTGCTGCGGGTGAAGCCGTGATTGCCGAAGCCATGACTGGTAAGCTTGTGATGCAATTCCGCACTGGGCAGAATCAAGCGCCAACCACGGAAAAAGAAAAACTCACACCACGTGAACGTGAAACCATGGTCTGCCTCGCTCGAGGAGAGAGCAACAAAGAGATCGCTCGCCATCTCGATGTGGCTGAAAGCACGGTCAAGATTCATGTGCAGAATATCCTGAAAAAATTGAATTTAACCAGTCGTGTACAAATTGCAGTGTATGCCGTCGAGCATGGCTTAGATAAATAA
- a CDS encoding ABC transporter ATP-binding protein, whose protein sequence is MIELRDIRKSYKQGGNEIRALDGVDISIAKGEFVAIMGPSGSGKSTLLNVLGALDKPDSGTYHLENDEIASMDDDASSDLRNRRIGFVFQSFHLLPRLTVLENVLLPQRYAAQEDPQAEQRARELLERVGLSHRIDHLPGELSGGQLQRAAIVRALLNQPALLLADEPTGNLDSKSATDVLALLAELHSKGQTMVLVTHDPHIAAQAQRTIHLKDGKVAEVAV, encoded by the coding sequence ATGATAGAACTCAGAGACATACGCAAGTCCTATAAGCAAGGTGGGAATGAGATTCGCGCCCTTGATGGCGTCGATATCAGTATCGCAAAAGGCGAGTTTGTCGCCATCATGGGACCATCGGGCTCAGGTAAGTCGACGTTGTTGAACGTGCTCGGCGCGCTCGATAAGCCTGACTCCGGCACCTACCATCTCGAGAATGATGAAATCGCTAGCATGGACGATGATGCGTCTTCAGATTTGCGTAATCGGCGTATCGGTTTTGTGTTTCAATCCTTCCATCTCTTGCCACGTTTGACGGTCTTAGAGAATGTCCTTTTGCCGCAACGCTATGCGGCACAAGAAGATCCACAAGCGGAACAGCGCGCGAGAGAACTGCTTGAGCGGGTGGGTTTATCGCATCGAATTGATCATCTCCCCGGTGAGTTATCCGGTGGACAGTTGCAGCGAGCGGCGATTGTAAGAGCGCTATTGAATCAACCAGCTTTATTATTGGCCGATGAACCTACTGGCAATCTCGACTCTAAAAGCGCGACCGATGTGTTGGCTTTGCTAGCGGAATTGCATAGCAAAGGCCAGACCATGGTGTTGGTGACGCATGATCCTCATATCGCGGCGCAGGCACAACGCACCATCCATTTGAAAGATGGCAAAGTCGCGGAGGTGGCAGTATGA